The following coding sequences are from one Mesorhizobium onobrychidis window:
- a CDS encoding glycosyltransferase family 2 protein, whose product MPALSVIIISRNEEACIARCLRSVYFADEIVVLDNNSTDQTRDIASGLGARVLITLDWPGFGAQKNRALAAATGDWVLSLDADEWVEPPLAAEIRAAIANPKGYDGFEIPRRSRFCGNIVRHGGWSPDLVLRLFRRQSGRFSNDTVHEKVVVNGKVTRLSHPMEHDSIADLADAHDKIGRYAEASAARLLAEGKRSSISKAVFRSAWAYMNSYVFKLGFLDGSTGAMVAAYSASYTYQKWALVALGSETNSAEKSRTEVKGKSVRFRNRPG is encoded by the coding sequence GTGCCGGCGCTCTCAGTCATCATAATCAGCCGCAATGAGGAAGCGTGCATTGCCCGTTGCCTTCGCTCGGTGTATTTTGCCGACGAAATCGTCGTACTCGACAACAACAGCACCGATCAAACCAGGGACATCGCCAGTGGACTCGGGGCGAGGGTCCTGATCACCCTCGATTGGCCGGGTTTCGGCGCCCAAAAAAACCGTGCCCTCGCCGCGGCGACAGGGGATTGGGTCCTTTCGCTTGATGCCGACGAATGGGTCGAGCCACCCCTCGCTGCAGAAATCAGAGCCGCTATCGCCAACCCAAAAGGCTATGACGGCTTCGAAATACCAAGAAGATCCCGCTTTTGTGGGAACATCGTCCGCCATGGCGGCTGGTCGCCTGATCTGGTGCTCAGGCTTTTCCGTCGACAATCCGGGCGCTTCAGCAACGACACGGTGCACGAGAAAGTTGTGGTGAATGGGAAGGTCACGCGATTGTCCCACCCTATGGAGCATGACTCCATCGCCGACCTGGCAGACGCGCATGACAAGATCGGCCGATACGCAGAAGCGTCCGCGGCGCGGCTGCTTGCCGAGGGCAAAAGAAGCTCGATAAGCAAGGCGGTCTTCCGCTCGGCCTGGGCCTATATGAACAGCTATGTTTTCAAGCTGGGATTTCTGGATGGTTCGACCGGTGCGATGGTCGCCGCTTATTCGGCCAGCTACACCTATCAGAAGTGGGCGCTTGTCGCATTGGGCAGCGAGACGAATTCCGCCGAAAAAAGCCGGACCGAGGTGAAAGGCAAATCCGTGAGATTCAGAAATCGTCCTGGCTAA
- a CDS encoding glycosyltransferase family 4 protein: MLENIMAAFAARQRPVAVLSGDWPRYEGIEFIHCAGRRFPRSLRATSFARAACRKIAEMPPALVQSNDRLPCCDVFRAGEGVHAAYLAERRRFETRLGRAAMALSPFHRQTLRLERTTYASPRLKAVIAISKMVAEDIVRHYDYPAERVHHVPNGVDLGRFNLELRQQHRAAVRAQLDVDDKRSVVLFVGSGFARKGLLPLMKAVATLDGEPEVWVIGHDSRANAFKQAGDRLGLGARLRMLGPQKDTLPWYGAADIAVLPSIYDPFGTVVIEAMASGLPAVVSTGCGARELVDRFEPTLVCDAASVNDLAAGLARALQLSSRPETAAKVRAAAEHYDFNVMIRRMIALYEGLDLK, from the coding sequence ATGCTGGAAAACATCATGGCGGCGTTCGCCGCGCGTCAACGGCCGGTGGCCGTGCTGTCCGGCGACTGGCCGCGATACGAAGGCATAGAATTCATCCATTGTGCCGGCCGCCGGTTTCCCCGCTCCCTGCGGGCGACGTCCTTTGCTCGGGCCGCATGCCGCAAGATCGCCGAAATGCCACCGGCCCTGGTGCAGAGCAACGATCGTCTTCCGTGCTGCGATGTCTTCCGGGCCGGGGAAGGCGTTCATGCCGCCTATCTTGCCGAGCGGCGGCGTTTCGAGACGCGGCTTGGCAGGGCAGCGATGGCGCTGAGTCCCTTTCATCGCCAGACGCTGCGTCTTGAACGCACAACCTATGCCAGCCCACGGCTTAAAGCTGTGATTGCCATTTCGAAAATGGTGGCTGAGGACATTGTCCGTCACTACGACTATCCGGCGGAACGTGTGCACCATGTTCCCAACGGGGTCGACCTGGGTCGCTTCAACCTGGAGTTGCGACAACAGCATCGGGCCGCGGTCCGCGCGCAGCTCGATGTTGACGACAAAAGGTCGGTCGTTCTCTTCGTCGGCTCGGGTTTTGCGCGAAAAGGACTTCTTCCATTGATGAAGGCTGTCGCCACGCTGGACGGTGAGCCAGAGGTGTGGGTCATTGGCCACGATTCGCGCGCCAATGCCTTCAAGCAGGCCGGCGACAGACTTGGTCTTGGCGCAAGGCTCAGGATGCTGGGGCCGCAGAAAGACACCTTGCCATGGTACGGCGCGGCCGACATTGCCGTGCTGCCTTCCATTTATGATCCATTCGGCACAGTGGTGATCGAAGCTATGGCCAGCGGCTTGCCCGCCGTGGTAAGCACCGGGTGTGGGGCGCGCGAGCTCGTCGATCGCTTCGAGCCGACGCTTGTTTGCGACGCAGCCAGCGTAAACGACCTCGCCGCCGGGCTTGCCCGCGCGTTGCAGCTGTCGTCACGGCCTGAGACCGCGGCCAAGGTCAGAGCGGCGGCCGAACACTACGATTTCAACGTCATGATCAGGAGAATGATAGCGCTCTACGAAGGTCTCGACCTGAAATAA
- a CDS encoding ion channel: MDEGAAPKPVLEIVFGTLIMIVIIFVHGAGIRTINQRFSESWVQVNDTTAYWRLNLLLAVTIGSLAALHFAETLLWAIPIFLAGLIPSMRDSYYYVLESYTTLGEGSISLPDRWRLVGPIIAMSGLFTFGWTGSVLVSIMTDFGKLDKVRAKDLRDRGPPEGTDPEP; the protein is encoded by the coding sequence ATGGACGAAGGGGCAGCTCCCAAGCCGGTTTTGGAAATTGTTTTCGGCACGTTGATAATGATTGTCATTATTTTCGTCCACGGCGCGGGAATTCGGACAATCAATCAGCGCTTCAGCGAGTCTTGGGTTCAGGTGAATGACACCACGGCATATTGGCGCCTCAACCTGTTGCTCGCCGTCACGATAGGGTCTCTGGCAGCCTTGCATTTCGCCGAAACGCTCCTCTGGGCCATCCCTATATTTTTGGCCGGATTAATCCCGTCAATGCGTGACAGCTACTACTACGTCCTGGAGAGCTATACGACGCTCGGCGAGGGCAGCATTAGTTTGCCTGATCGATGGCGTTTGGTCGGACCGATCATAGCGATGTCGGGGTTGTTCACATTCGGTTGGACGGGGAGCGTCCTGGTAAGCATCATGACCGATTTCGGCAAACTCGACAAAGTGCGGGCCAAGGATCTGAGGGATCGCGGGCCTCCTGAAGGGACTGACCCAGAACCATGA
- a CDS encoding glycosyltransferase: MTDAFRVFVGWDSREPIAYDVARHSLLKNASVPVSVIPIKQDELRARELYWREKDPLASTEFTYTRFLTPFLADYTGWALFCDCDFLWLGDVAGLLEYTKSNKAVYCVQHDYTPKATTKMDGVVQTSYPRKNWSSLMLFNCAHPSVKSLTPEVVNRESGAYLHRMQWVADEDLGSLPVEWNWLEGWNEKPALGTPKAVHYTSGGPWFAEWQNVDYADLWIAERDEFLSNADQTEASLRARRAGS, translated from the coding sequence ATGACTGATGCGTTTAGGGTATTCGTTGGATGGGACAGCCGTGAGCCGATCGCCTACGACGTAGCGCGGCACTCTTTGCTCAAAAACGCTTCGGTGCCTGTCTCCGTCATTCCAATCAAACAGGACGAGCTGCGCGCCCGTGAACTGTATTGGAGGGAAAAAGATCCGCTCGCGTCAACAGAGTTCACCTATACGCGGTTTCTCACGCCTTTTCTCGCCGACTACACGGGTTGGGCCTTGTTCTGCGATTGCGACTTCCTGTGGCTCGGTGACGTCGCAGGTTTGCTGGAATACACGAAGTCGAACAAGGCGGTCTATTGCGTCCAGCATGACTATACGCCGAAGGCCACCACCAAGATGGATGGCGTGGTCCAGACATCCTACCCACGAAAAAACTGGTCCTCGCTGATGCTGTTCAATTGCGCGCACCCTTCGGTTAAATCGCTTACGCCAGAGGTCGTGAACCGCGAAAGTGGTGCCTACCTCCATCGAATGCAGTGGGTCGCCGATGAGGACCTGGGCTCGCTGCCAGTGGAGTGGAACTGGCTTGAAGGTTGGAACGAAAAGCCGGCGCTTGGCACACCCAAGGCGGTCCACTATACAAGCGGCGGTCCGTGGTTTGCCGAGTGGCAGAATGTCGACTATGCGGATCTGTGGATAGCCGAACGCGACGAATTCTTGAGTAATGCCGATCAGACAGAAGCGTCTCTTCGCGCTCGGCGAGCCGGCAGCTAA
- a CDS encoding YfaZ family protein, translated as MGIIRALVLASAGTAAALFAVPAIAADAATQLPEAAPVPAEAAPAWTFTAEPYFWMAGMKGRVGVRGLSPVDIDVDFSQIFDHIDWSPPPVMLAGEARNGRYALFTDFIYLGLEADGTSPGPLALFSAEANMNTVVWTFGGSYRVVDNGTATLDVLAGGRLWYIDADLTVTGPLAVREASGSKTWVDPIIGVAGDVALGNGFGLHGEADIGGFGLGADIDWQVQGTLQYRYSDSVTLEAGYRYLAVDYDDDGFVFDIAMQGPIIGARFRF; from the coding sequence ATGGGAATCATCCGAGCTCTGGTGTTGGCTTCGGCGGGAACAGCGGCAGCGCTGTTTGCGGTGCCGGCGATCGCTGCGGACGCTGCGACGCAACTTCCTGAAGCCGCACCCGTGCCTGCTGAAGCCGCACCGGCCTGGACCTTCACCGCAGAGCCGTATTTCTGGATGGCAGGAATGAAGGGCAGGGTCGGCGTCAGGGGCCTGTCGCCGGTCGATATCGACGTCGATTTCAGCCAGATTTTCGACCACATCGATTGGTCTCCCCCGCCGGTCATGCTTGCCGGTGAGGCGCGCAATGGCCGCTACGCTCTTTTCACCGACTTCATCTACCTGGGACTCGAGGCCGATGGCACGTCGCCCGGCCCGTTGGCTCTTTTTTCGGCCGAAGCGAACATGAACACGGTGGTGTGGACCTTCGGCGGCTCCTATCGGGTCGTCGACAATGGCACCGCAACCTTGGACGTTCTGGCCGGCGGCCGGCTCTGGTACATAGATGCGGATTTGACCGTTACTGGCCCTCTCGCCGTAAGGGAGGCCAGCGGCAGCAAGACCTGGGTCGACCCCATTATTGGCGTGGCCGGCGATGTCGCTCTCGGGAACGGATTCGGACTCCATGGCGAGGCGGATATCGGTGGCTTCGGTCTTGGCGCCGACATCGACTGGCAAGTGCAGGGCACGCTTCAATACCGGTACAGTGATTCGGTCACGCTGGAAGCGGGCTATCGCTACCTTGCCGTAGACTACGACGACGACGGATTTGTGTTTGACATAGCGATGCAGGGACCAATCATCGGCGCCAGATTCCGGTTCTGA
- a CDS encoding alpha/beta hydrolase yields the protein MSLGNCFVSLSKVRRISNVLLASALIGLLWGCASRPTNVLLPVADTSPSSSKVEMLVATTRSRSSNPAQMYTGERGLTPSFAEITVSIPPASVRKVGEVAWPKKLPSNPATDFAVVRAEEITRETAKGWLSASVRKSPDHSVLVFIHGFNNRFEDAVYRFAQIAKDTDTQSVPILVTWPSRGSALAYGYDRESTNYTRNALELLFQYLARDPEIKEVSILAHSMGNWLALEGLRQMAIRNGGLPAKFKNVMLAAPDVDVDVFRTQIADMGKQHPQFTLFVSQDDRALKVSRRVWGDIPRLGSIDPEQTPYKEELAGNNITVIDLTKVKSGDPLHHGKFAESPQVVQLIGARIAGGQTLTDNRIGLGDTIIHATTGVAAAAGSAAGLVIAAPVAAVDQNSRENLGNHIGALTGSRTGQKSNPSSKDCAVSSRTIKDCKR from the coding sequence ATGAGTTTGGGAAACTGTTTCGTGAGTCTGTCCAAAGTCAGGCGAATCAGCAACGTTTTGCTGGCGTCGGCGTTGATTGGCCTGCTGTGGGGGTGCGCGTCCCGTCCGACGAATGTGCTGCTGCCCGTGGCCGATACCTCGCCTTCCTCCAGCAAGGTGGAGATGCTGGTCGCAACGACACGCAGTCGTTCCTCCAATCCGGCACAAATGTATACGGGCGAGCGCGGACTGACCCCCTCGTTCGCGGAAATTACGGTGTCGATCCCTCCGGCTTCGGTCCGCAAGGTCGGAGAGGTCGCATGGCCCAAGAAGCTGCCATCGAACCCGGCAACCGATTTCGCGGTTGTAAGAGCCGAGGAAATAACACGGGAGACCGCGAAGGGGTGGCTTAGCGCCTCTGTCAGGAAGAGCCCGGATCACAGCGTCCTCGTCTTCATTCACGGATTCAACAATCGCTTTGAAGACGCGGTCTATCGCTTTGCGCAGATCGCGAAGGATACGGACACGCAGAGCGTCCCGATCCTGGTCACATGGCCCTCCCGAGGCAGTGCGCTGGCGTATGGCTACGATCGTGAAAGCACCAACTACACGCGAAATGCGCTTGAACTGCTGTTCCAATATCTTGCACGCGATCCCGAGATAAAGGAAGTTTCGATCCTCGCCCATTCGATGGGCAACTGGCTTGCGTTGGAAGGCTTGCGCCAGATGGCCATCCGCAATGGCGGCCTTCCGGCGAAGTTCAAAAACGTCATGCTGGCCGCGCCTGACGTCGACGTCGACGTGTTTCGCACTCAGATTGCCGACATGGGCAAACAGCACCCGCAGTTCACCCTCTTTGTCTCGCAGGACGATCGCGCGCTCAAAGTTTCGCGACGGGTCTGGGGCGATATCCCCCGGCTCGGATCGATTGATCCGGAACAAACTCCATACAAGGAAGAACTCGCCGGCAACAACATAACCGTCATCGATCTGACGAAAGTCAAATCCGGCGATCCTTTGCATCACGGCAAGTTCGCGGAGTCACCGCAGGTCGTGCAACTGATCGGGGCGCGTATAGCCGGCGGCCAGACGTTGACCGACAACAGGATAGGTCTCGGCGACACGATCATCCACGCAACGACAGGTGTGGCGGCAGCGGCGGGCAGCGCGGCAGGGTTGGTGATTGCGGCACCTGTTGCGGCGGTCGATCAAAACAGCAGAGAAAATCTTGGCAATCACATCGGCGCCTTGACGGGTTCCCGGACCGGCCAGAAATCGAACCCTAGCAGTAAGGATTGCGCTGTCTCCTCTCGGACTATCAAAGACTGCAAAAGATAA
- a CDS encoding LssY C-terminal domain-containing protein: protein MWRRTNIRTASTVVLGVAIVYLLIAYFVVPEIWVFRDASRVSDFGSMLTHTEQDIPGDPINVGLVGTKEEVIRAFVAADWDPADPITLRSSIDIGLSVVLHRPDLDAPVSALLFEGRKQDLAFEKPVGDSADQRNHVRFWLTKKLGSDGRPLWLGSASFDRGVGLSHDTGQITHHIGPDVDAERDLVISDLTAAGQLSSSYEISGIGATKDGRNGGGDPYYTDGKALVGMLKGRSPI, encoded by the coding sequence ATGTGGCGTCGAACCAATATACGGACTGCCAGCACCGTTGTACTTGGTGTAGCGATCGTCTATTTGCTCATCGCTTATTTCGTCGTGCCGGAAATCTGGGTGTTTCGAGATGCCTCACGGGTATCGGACTTCGGCAGCATGCTTACGCATACGGAGCAGGATATACCGGGCGATCCGATCAACGTCGGGCTCGTCGGAACAAAGGAAGAGGTCATTCGTGCATTCGTGGCAGCCGACTGGGACCCTGCCGACCCCATCACGCTCCGTTCTTCCATCGATATCGGTCTCAGCGTCGTGCTCCACCGACCCGATCTGGATGCTCCTGTCAGCGCCCTGCTTTTTGAGGGAAGGAAGCAAGACCTGGCTTTCGAAAAACCGGTCGGAGACAGCGCGGACCAGCGCAATCATGTCCGTTTCTGGCTGACCAAGAAATTGGGCAGCGATGGCCGTCCGCTTTGGCTGGGTTCGGCCAGTTTCGATCGCGGCGTCGGACTTAGCCATGACACCGGCCAAATCACCCACCACATAGGCCCCGATGTCGACGCGGAACGCGATCTGGTCATCAGCGACCTGACGGCAGCCGGACAGCTTTCCTCCAGTTACGAGATTTCCGGAATTGGCGCCACCAAAGACGGCCGCAACGGCGGTGGGGATCCGTATTATACGGACGGGAAGGCTCTCGTTGGTATGCTGAAAGGACGTTCGCCTATTTAG
- a CDS encoding OmpA family protein, with product MSIRRFRNTLALTVLLAAAGNAGAQQLSEHQLVNTLGQVAEAASAIDVAMLVQEVASNPGKGIAGLPHWSQLATLPQFFVEINFENNSVAIEPGSYRTLGLIADALHHPLLLRYKFLVVGHTNATGDAKHNLKLSARRAEAIAEALSTTFSVAPNRLFAIGAGSEMPVDAANPKAADNRRVQLLNIGLVK from the coding sequence ATGTCTATTCGTCGATTTCGCAATACCTTGGCGCTGACCGTTCTATTGGCCGCTGCCGGCAACGCCGGGGCTCAGCAGTTGAGTGAACATCAACTCGTCAACACCTTAGGACAGGTCGCCGAAGCGGCATCAGCCATCGACGTGGCGATGCTTGTGCAGGAAGTGGCTTCCAACCCGGGCAAGGGGATTGCCGGCCTGCCTCACTGGAGCCAACTGGCGACCCTCCCGCAGTTCTTTGTCGAGATCAACTTCGAGAATAACTCCGTCGCAATCGAACCCGGGTCCTATAGGACGCTTGGCTTGATCGCCGACGCGCTCCACCATCCGCTGCTGCTCCGCTACAAATTTCTTGTCGTGGGGCATACCAATGCTACCGGCGATGCCAAACACAATCTCAAACTCAGCGCGCGCCGCGCCGAAGCCATAGCGGAAGCTCTGAGCACGACCTTTTCGGTGGCACCGAATCGCCTTTTCGCGATTGGAGCGGGATCAGAGATGCCGGTCGATGCGGCCAATCCGAAGGCGGCCGACAACCGTCGGGTTCAATTGCTCAATATTGGGTTGGTCAAGTAG
- a CDS encoding Lnb N-terminal periplasmic domain-containing protein: MRRIARISLAIILSLAVAILTVWAGLAMWYRLPVAELVRAVAGLLFILFGLATVVALFSRFRIRAFVLFAAAFAVVLVWWSTIRPFDHADWAPEVARQVTGTRDGTLLTLTDVRDFEWRSATDFTERWTTRTYDLSTLQTVDLFMSYWSGTKIAHVIISFGFAGGDYLAWSIEVRRQGGGKFSPMADLFKSNPLVIIAADERDVVGVRSNVRGEDVQIYRLKASPEAARALLLEYVLDANALSTTPEFYNSITTNCTTTIVKMMRAVGDVVPLDWRLIVNGYLPEYAYARGALDVSLPMSVLREAAHIDGRARESGLSPDFSRLIRVGVPSPTPNAH, translated from the coding sequence ATGCGTCGCATCGCTCGGATATCGCTTGCCATTATCCTTTCGCTAGCCGTCGCAATCCTGACTGTCTGGGCAGGACTTGCCATGTGGTATCGCCTGCCGGTGGCCGAGCTTGTACGGGCTGTGGCCGGCCTCCTTTTCATCTTGTTCGGCCTCGCCACCGTCGTCGCGCTCTTCAGCCGGTTTCGCATCAGGGCGTTTGTCCTGTTTGCAGCTGCGTTTGCTGTGGTTCTGGTTTGGTGGAGCACCATCAGGCCTTTCGATCACGCGGACTGGGCGCCCGAGGTCGCCCGTCAGGTAACCGGCACCCGCGACGGGACCCTGTTGACGCTGACAGATGTGCGCGACTTCGAATGGCGTAGCGCTACTGATTTCACCGAACGCTGGACAACGCGGACCTACGACCTCTCCACCCTTCAGACGGTCGACCTCTTCATGTCTTATTGGTCCGGGACCAAAATCGCCCATGTCATCATAAGCTTCGGCTTTGCAGGAGGTGACTATCTTGCCTGGTCGATTGAGGTGCGACGCCAGGGAGGCGGCAAGTTTTCTCCCATGGCAGACCTGTTCAAGAGCAATCCCCTGGTCATTATTGCGGCTGACGAGCGAGACGTCGTCGGCGTCAGGTCAAACGTTCGCGGAGAGGATGTCCAAATCTATCGGCTAAAAGCGTCACCGGAAGCGGCCCGTGCGCTCTTGCTGGAATACGTCTTGGACGCAAATGCACTTTCCACGACTCCGGAATTCTATAATTCCATTACGACGAACTGCACGACCACGATCGTCAAGATGATGCGAGCCGTCGGTGACGTGGTGCCTCTTGATTGGCGCCTCATCGTTAACGGCTATCTTCCCGAATATGCGTATGCACGGGGTGCACTCGACGTCAGCTTGCCGATGTCGGTTTTGAGGGAGGCAGCCCACATTGACGGTCGTGCGCGGGAGTCGGGCCTTTCGCCAGACTTTTCAAGATTGATCCGTGTTGGCGTACCGTCTCCCACCCCAAATGCGCATTGA
- a CDS encoding sulfotransferase family protein, with protein sequence MTTSHVSPADTVSGKRKIGVIRRLERSLRPGLRDLRGLVKEPFLAWAHPEALAFYRRAMETAYLPDDLIDVVPQLKILYLATPKAASSRIRSNLAAMIGNDTVSGWRSDQNWKVHNRKASNLQAPRHGVLQFYRMATSPEALRFTFVRNPYTRLLSCWADQYRDRPLKPGYGRVEVYLAHRERADPALPVGADKSLSFADFVAFACTTSTWRIDKHWQRQSDIIDLPGVAFDLIGKTETFAKDFERVLDHVDASDEVRRAAMPPLHTSSRRRLADYFTPELADTIYRAYERDFDQFGYARALPE encoded by the coding sequence ATGACCACCAGCCATGTTTCGCCCGCCGACACGGTCTCGGGCAAACGCAAGATCGGCGTGATCCGCCGCCTCGAGCGCTCGTTGCGACCAGGACTGCGAGATCTTCGCGGTCTGGTCAAGGAGCCGTTTCTTGCCTGGGCGCATCCGGAAGCTCTCGCTTTTTACCGCAGAGCCATGGAAACCGCATATCTGCCGGACGACCTGATCGACGTAGTCCCGCAACTCAAGATCCTGTACCTCGCCACGCCAAAGGCGGCGAGCAGCCGCATTCGCAGCAACCTTGCAGCCATGATCGGCAACGACACCGTGTCGGGGTGGCGCAGCGACCAGAACTGGAAGGTGCACAACCGAAAGGCGTCGAACCTGCAGGCGCCTCGCCATGGTGTCCTGCAGTTCTATCGCATGGCCACAAGCCCCGAAGCCTTGCGATTTACCTTCGTTCGCAATCCCTACACAAGGCTGTTGTCGTGCTGGGCCGACCAATATCGCGACCGTCCCCTTAAGCCTGGTTATGGCAGGGTGGAGGTCTATCTAGCCCACCGCGAAAGGGCTGATCCGGCGCTGCCTGTCGGTGCTGACAAGAGCCTGTCCTTTGCAGACTTCGTCGCCTTTGCCTGCACGACGTCCACATGGCGCATCGACAAGCATTGGCAGAGGCAAAGCGACATCATCGACCTTCCAGGCGTTGCGTTCGACCTCATCGGCAAGACCGAGACTTTCGCAAAGGATTTCGAACGGGTTCTCGATCATGTCGATGCGAGCGACGAGGTAAGACGCGCGGCGATGCCACCTCTGCACACCTCCTCGCGCCGCAGGCTTGCCGACTATTTCACGCCAGAACTGGCGGACACCATCTATCGTGCGTATGAGCGCGACTTCGATCAGTTTGGCTATGCGCGCGCGCTTCCAGAGTAA
- a CDS encoding DUF1254 domain-containing protein has protein sequence MVLLAASTVLAGSIAQSTEIPPELVTPDIVDTNIGKFEFKDGVPSKDTAERLYDNLDFTYAYRAFMDNLRGVSIQGFRKGLESVGVKDNEVIVFEELMDAKSLFLTANADTIYVMGTLDLSKGPVVLETPPKFLGAVQDAWFRWVIDLGGPGPDRGEGGKYLIVGPDYTGPLPQGGFFVAHARTNSIVWFGRSFLENNDPKPAVEVIKKFTKVYPYEIGGVGTPVADFLAGKTKLGKIAPPPPTVFHNGSGKVMNTLPPNDWSFYEMLNEVVQNEPATSLDPELMGPIAAIGIVKGKPFAPDERIKKIMTEALAVANATSRSLFMSPRDPNWFYYPNSAWMNYLFQTGYEFETPIPEITPEGVKPYPATGYRTMDARTNFFYGITGITPGMAMRLTGIGSQYLFAFTDADKNYFDGAKTYKVALPKDIPEANFWSFTLYDNMTRSMLDTPQGYPRAGSQSFPSPAAEAAADGSTTIYFGPTQPDGVARGNWIQTDPKKGWFTLLRLYSPLEPFFTKEWRPSEIELVK, from the coding sequence ATGGTACTCCTCGCCGCGTCCACCGTCCTTGCCGGCAGCATCGCGCAGTCGACCGAAATCCCGCCGGAACTGGTCACGCCAGACATTGTCGACACCAACATCGGCAAGTTCGAGTTCAAGGACGGCGTGCCGAGCAAGGACACCGCAGAGAGGCTCTACGACAACCTCGACTTCACCTACGCCTACCGCGCGTTCATGGACAACTTGCGTGGCGTCAGCATTCAGGGCTTCCGCAAGGGTCTGGAAAGCGTTGGCGTCAAGGACAACGAGGTCATTGTTTTCGAAGAGTTGATGGATGCCAAGTCGCTGTTCCTGACCGCGAATGCCGATACGATCTACGTGATGGGCACCCTCGATCTCAGCAAGGGACCGGTGGTGCTGGAGACTCCGCCCAAGTTTCTCGGCGCTGTGCAGGACGCCTGGTTCCGGTGGGTCATCGACCTCGGCGGGCCTGGACCCGACCGCGGAGAAGGCGGCAAATATCTGATCGTCGGGCCGGACTACACGGGTCCACTGCCGCAAGGCGGATTCTTCGTCGCGCACGCCCGCACCAATTCCATCGTGTGGTTCGGCCGGTCGTTCCTGGAAAACAACGATCCCAAGCCGGCGGTCGAAGTAATCAAGAAGTTCACCAAGGTCTATCCTTACGAAATCGGCGGTGTCGGCACTCCCGTCGCCGACTTCCTGGCCGGCAAGACCAAGCTCGGCAAGATCGCCCCGCCCCCGCCGACCGTGTTCCACAACGGAAGCGGCAAGGTGATGAACACCCTTCCGCCGAATGATTGGAGCTTCTACGAAATGCTCAACGAGGTTGTGCAGAACGAGCCGGCCACCTCGCTCGACCCGGAGCTGATGGGCCCGATCGCGGCGATCGGCATCGTCAAGGGCAAACCCTTTGCGCCCGACGAGCGCATCAAGAAGATCATGACCGAGGCGCTGGCCGTCGCCAACGCAACCTCGCGCAGCCTGTTCATGTCCCCGCGCGATCCCAACTGGTTCTACTATCCCAACTCAGCCTGGATGAATTACTTGTTCCAGACCGGTTACGAGTTCGAGACGCCGATCCCTGAAATAACGCCCGAGGGTGTCAAGCCCTATCCAGCCACCGGCTATCGCACCATGGATGCGCGCACCAATTTCTTCTACGGCATCACCGGCATCACGCCCGGCATGGCTATGCGCCTGACTGGTATCGGGTCGCAGTATCTGTTTGCCTTCACGGATGCCGACAAGAACTACTTTGACGGCGCCAAGACCTACAAGGTGGCGTTGCCGAAGGACATTCCGGAAGCAAACTTCTGGTCGTTCACGCTCTACGACAACATGACTCGGTCGATGCTCGACACGCCGCAAGGCTATCCGCGCGCCGGCAGCCAGAGCTTCCCCTCGCCTGCAGCCGAGGCCGCTGCCGACGGCTCCACGACCATCTACTTCGGCCCGACCCAGCCCGACGGCGTCGCTCGGGGCAACTGGATCCAGACCGACCCAAAGAAAGGCTGGTTTACGCTTCTGCGGCTCTACAGCCCGCTCGAGCCGTTCTTCACCAAGGAATGGCGGCCGAGCGAGATCGAACTGGTGAAATGA
- a CDS encoding NUDIX domain-containing protein has protein sequence MAKRSAGILPYRRSTNELQVLLVHPGGPFWQNRDLGAWSIAKGEYGDDEQPEAAARREFVEETGWELKGALLPLGELRQRGGKLITAFGVEGDFDAGSLRSNMFEMEWPPRSRRMQFFPEIDRAGWFGLDMAREKLLVGQRPFLDRLVGICLKAGASSVQNN, from the coding sequence ATGGCGAAAAGAAGTGCGGGCATCCTGCCTTACCGCAGATCGACCAACGAACTGCAGGTGTTGCTTGTCCATCCGGGCGGGCCGTTCTGGCAAAACCGCGATCTTGGCGCATGGTCGATTGCAAAGGGCGAGTATGGTGATGACGAACAGCCGGAAGCTGCGGCGCGTCGCGAATTTGTGGAGGAAACCGGCTGGGAGCTCAAGGGAGCACTGCTTCCGCTGGGAGAACTGCGCCAGCGCGGCGGCAAGCTCATTACGGCGTTCGGCGTCGAAGGCGATTTCGACGCCGGCAGCCTGCGCAGCAACATGTTCGAGATGGAATGGCCGCCGCGCAGCCGCCGCATGCAATTCTTTCCAGAGATCGATCGCGCAGGGTGGTTCGGCCTCGATATGGCCCGGGAAAAGCTGCTTGTCGGCCAGCGGCCTTTTCTCGACCGGCTTGTGGGTATCTGTCTAAAGGCCGGGGCAAGCTCTGTGCAGAACAACTAA